In a single window of the Oecophyllibacter saccharovorans genome:
- a CDS encoding catalase: MSRNIIRTSAGAPWKDNENSMTAGRNGPVLLQDYQLLEKLAHQNRERIPERTVHAKGSGAYGKLTVTRDISRYTCAEIFSEVGKSTEVFMRFSTVAGEMGAADAERDVRGWAMKFYTGDGNWDLVGNNTPVFFIRDPIKFPDFIHTQKRHPRTNLRSNTAMWDFWSHSPESLHQLAILFSDRGLPRGFRHMNGYGSHTYSFWNAKGERFWVKFHFKTQQGHAYYTNQEAAEVVGRTRESSQEDLYNAIERGDFPRWTFSVQIMEESEAEKVGFNPFDVTKVWPHGQFPLIEVGELELNRNPDNYFAEVEQASFSPSNTVPGISVSPDRMLQGRLFAYADAHRYRVGTHYEMLPVNRPRVEVRNYHKDGRMRFDAPDIGDGGYYEPNSFGGPVDDPAAKEPPLRVHGDAGWYDHRVGYDDYSQAGALFRMFDGGQRERFFSNIADAMTGVPEEIVTRQLGHFAKADPAWAEGVRQERARRAEAGKSS, encoded by the coding sequence ATGAGCAGAAACATCATCCGCACCAGCGCAGGCGCGCCCTGGAAAGACAATGAAAACAGCATGACAGCCGGCAGGAACGGGCCGGTTCTGCTGCAGGACTACCAGCTGCTTGAAAAACTGGCCCACCAGAACCGCGAGCGAATCCCTGAACGCACCGTTCATGCCAAGGGCTCAGGCGCTTACGGAAAGCTCACCGTGACCCGTGATATCTCACGCTATACCTGTGCGGAGATCTTCTCGGAAGTCGGCAAGAGCACGGAGGTGTTCATGCGTTTTTCCACCGTGGCAGGTGAAATGGGCGCGGCTGACGCGGAGCGCGACGTGCGTGGTTGGGCCATGAAATTCTATACCGGCGACGGCAACTGGGATCTGGTCGGCAATAACACGCCCGTCTTTTTCATCCGCGACCCGATCAAGTTCCCTGACTTCATCCACACCCAGAAGCGCCATCCCCGCACGAATCTGCGCTCCAACACCGCCATGTGGGATTTCTGGTCGCATTCGCCCGAAAGCCTGCACCAGCTGGCTATTCTCTTTTCCGACCGCGGGCTGCCGCGAGGTTTCCGCCACATGAACGGCTATGGCAGCCACACTTATTCCTTCTGGAACGCGAAAGGGGAGCGCTTCTGGGTCAAGTTCCATTTCAAGACCCAGCAGGGACACGCTTATTACACCAACCAGGAGGCGGCAGAAGTGGTGGGCCGCACGCGCGAATCCTCCCAGGAGGATCTGTACAACGCGATCGAGCGCGGTGATTTCCCGCGCTGGACGTTCTCAGTCCAGATCATGGAGGAAAGCGAGGCGGAGAAGGTCGGCTTCAATCCCTTCGATGTCACGAAGGTGTGGCCGCACGGTCAGTTTCCCCTCATCGAGGTCGGTGAACTGGAGCTTAACCGCAACCCGGACAACTATTTCGCCGAGGTGGAGCAGGCTTCCTTCTCTCCCTCCAATACCGTGCCTGGGATCAGCGTGTCGCCGGACCGCATGCTGCAGGGCAGGCTGTTTGCTTATGCCGATGCGCATCGCTACCGGGTCGGCACGCATTACGAGATGCTGCCGGTCAACCGCCCGCGCGTTGAGGTCAGGAACTACCACAAAGACGGACGGATGCGTTTCGATGCGCCCGATATCGGTGATGGCGGCTATTACGAGCCGAATTCCTTTGGCGGCCCTGTCGATGATCCGGCAGCTAAGGAGCCGCCGCTGCGGGTGCATGGCGATGCCGGCTGGTATGACCACCGGGTCGGCTATGACGACTACAGCCAGGCCGGGGCCCTGTTCCGCATGTTTGACGGCGGTCAGCGCGAACGCTTCTTCAGCAATATCGCCGATGCCATGACCGGCGTGCCGGAAGAGATCGTCACACGCCAGCTGGGTCATTTCGCCAAGGCTGACCCGGCCTGGGCTGAGGGCGTGCGCCAGGAACGCGCGCGGCGTGCAGAGGCCGGGAAATCTTCCTGA
- a CDS encoding DUF721 domain-containing protein yields MRGVRMIGAFIPSLTGPAFRRRPPLLVRLVMDWESLVGPELGTRSIPRKLSGGVLTVSCCGPMAMELQYAAPQIVERLNGSCGLWGEERLIRLRIMQDFTQLPSSPAPRARQAVPLSLPELEQGDLRAVLERLGGHVLQRRQRRGQR; encoded by the coding sequence GTGCGCGGTGTGCGGATGATCGGCGCCTTCATCCCGAGCCTGACCGGTCCGGCCTTCAGGCGCCGTCCCCCGCTGCTGGTGCGTCTGGTGATGGATTGGGAGAGCCTGGTGGGTCCAGAGCTGGGGACGCGCAGCATTCCCCGCAAACTGAGCGGCGGCGTGCTGACAGTCAGCTGCTGCGGCCCCATGGCTATGGAGCTGCAGTATGCGGCGCCGCAGATTGTCGAGCGGTTGAATGGCAGTTGCGGTCTGTGGGGGGAGGAACGCCTGATCAGGCTGCGGATCATGCAGGATTTCACCCAACTCCCTTCGTCCCCCGCACCGCGTGCGCGCCAGGCAGTGCCCCTGTCCCTGCCCGAACTGGAACAGGGAGATCTCCGCGCTGTTCTGGAGCGGCTCGGTGGTCATGTACTGCAACGTAGGCAGCGGCGGGGGCAACGTTAG
- a CDS encoding LysE family translocator produces the protein MFSPIFSSLTAYLLTSFLLTLTPGPDALLIMRTSITGGRRKGLGVVCGIASAWLLWGLAAMGGLSALVVVSKTGFQLLKWIGVLYLVWLALRMLFNSAQTAPMLNLESEALTGAGSPGPEPASGFWASWRQGLLATLTNPFVGLMVCAFFPQFIPPGSHVAAFTLLLTLLQMAVALVVFGSLVLLTVPLGRFLTRPSVARAFDWMTGLLLLAFSVKLALATVPR, from the coding sequence GTGTTTTCGCCTATTTTCTCCTCCCTGACCGCTTACCTGCTGACTTCCTTTCTTCTTACTCTCACGCCGGGGCCGGATGCGCTGCTGATCATGCGCACTTCCATCACCGGCGGGCGCAGGAAAGGTCTGGGGGTCGTATGCGGTATCGCTTCCGCCTGGCTGCTGTGGGGGCTGGCCGCCATGGGAGGGTTGAGTGCGCTGGTCGTGGTATCGAAGACGGGTTTTCAGCTCCTCAAATGGATCGGCGTGCTTTACCTGGTCTGGCTGGCGCTCAGAATGCTTTTCAACAGCGCCCAGACCGCCCCGATGCTCAATCTTGAAAGTGAGGCACTGACCGGTGCCGGAAGCCCGGGCCCTGAGCCCGCTTCAGGGTTCTGGGCCAGCTGGCGTCAGGGGTTGCTGGCGACGCTGACCAATCCTTTTGTCGGGCTGATGGTCTGCGCTTTCTTTCCGCAGTTCATTCCACCCGGCAGCCATGTCGCGGCATTCACCCTTCTGCTGACATTACTGCAGATGGCTGTCGCTCTGGTGGTTTTCGGCAGTCTGGTTTTGCTGACCGTGCCCCTGGGCCGCTTTCTGACGCGCCCCTCGGTTGCCCGTGCGTTCGACTGGATGACCGGCCTGCTCCTGCTGGCTTTCAGCGTCAAGCTGGCTCTGGCCACCGTTCCCCGCTAG
- the panB gene encoding 3-methyl-2-oxobutanoate hydroxymethyltransferase, whose product MRRNTISDIRKMKEAGEPIAMLTVYDYASALIAERAGLPILLVGDSLGMVMHGHDTTLPVRVRDMIAHARMVMQGSRKALVVVDMPFLSYGTVEEALRNARRLMQEGGGQALKLEGGAEIAPIVRRLTEMGVPVMGHLGLTPQSQHQLGLRVQARDEAAARKLLADARALQEAGAFAVVLEVIPQELAELVSRELSIPTIGIGAGVGCDGQVQVWHDLLGLFEHKPPRHARRYAEIGAEMEKAVRHYAEDVAARRFPTAAQSASMTPEVLEKIEKDLKDDLKG is encoded by the coding sequence ATGCGCCGCAACACCATAAGCGACATCCGGAAAATGAAGGAGGCCGGCGAGCCCATCGCCATGCTGACCGTCTATGACTACGCCTCGGCCCTGATTGCCGAGCGTGCGGGATTGCCGATCCTGCTGGTGGGGGATTCGCTCGGCATGGTCATGCACGGTCATGACACCACGCTTCCCGTGCGCGTGCGCGACATGATCGCCCATGCCCGCATGGTCATGCAGGGAAGCCGCAAGGCCCTGGTGGTGGTGGACATGCCCTTCCTGAGTTACGGCACCGTGGAGGAGGCGCTGCGCAATGCCCGCCGTCTCATGCAGGAAGGCGGCGGACAGGCGCTGAAGCTGGAAGGAGGGGCGGAAATCGCTCCCATCGTCAGACGGCTGACCGAGATGGGCGTGCCCGTCATGGGCCATCTCGGCCTTACCCCCCAGTCCCAGCACCAGCTGGGCCTGCGCGTGCAGGCGCGTGACGAGGCTGCCGCTCGCAAGCTGCTTGCCGATGCGCGCGCCCTGCAGGAGGCTGGGGCCTTTGCCGTGGTGCTGGAGGTGATCCCCCAGGAGCTGGCAGAATTGGTAAGCCGGGAGCTCAGCATTCCTACAATCGGTATCGGCGCCGGGGTGGGGTGTGACGGGCAGGTGCAGGTATGGCACGACCTTCTGGGTCTTTTTGAGCACAAACCCCCCCGTCATGCCCGCCGTTACGCTGAAATCGGCGCAGAGATGGAAAAAGCCGTGCGCCATTATGCCGAGGATGTCGCGGCACGGCGTTTCCCCACAGCTGCCCAGAGTGCTTCCATGACGCCGGAAGTGCTGGAAAAGATCGAAAAAGATCTCAAAGACGACCTGAAAGGCTGA
- a CDS encoding CorA family divalent cation transporter encodes MPEKHDFPFVVLDPALQKDQKDKASGTVQGLVWAICGVPGEGIRPLHSTEVDAILAAPCDDAATRRLMGNGAWVWLHFDTVHSATRTLLTHLPGMPEEVGATLVEADYGIALEAEDGTVWGSLPAFDDALAEEDREICTWRFAMREPLLITTRRNPIPLLGAAYRSLNADNIPRNAAGVVDMILRDFTATVRRQLAQLDDELDRAEDGLLSTHNPDLGHLGAIVGRVRRRTTELRRVIVPIDRVLHDEDLELPEWAEDELRDPGKRQVHAALDDLIALQDRARSLQDELVSNQAEETNRRLYILSVGTILMLPATIVTGFFGMNTGGMFLAKGGWGTLEAGGICTLFMVLTFIFMKIARLL; translated from the coding sequence ATGCCTGAAAAACATGACTTCCCCTTTGTTGTTCTCGATCCGGCCCTGCAGAAGGACCAGAAGGACAAGGCCTCCGGCACCGTGCAGGGGTTGGTCTGGGCGATCTGCGGCGTGCCCGGAGAAGGCATCCGCCCGCTGCATTCCACCGAGGTGGACGCGATTCTGGCCGCGCCCTGCGATGATGCGGCCACGCGCAGGCTCATGGGCAACGGGGCATGGGTATGGCTGCATTTCGACACCGTCCACAGTGCCACGCGCACCTTGCTGACCCATCTGCCCGGCATGCCCGAGGAGGTCGGCGCGACCCTGGTGGAAGCCGATTACGGCATCGCGCTTGAGGCCGAAGACGGTACGGTCTGGGGGTCATTGCCGGCTTTTGATGATGCGCTGGCTGAAGAGGATCGCGAGATCTGCACCTGGCGCTTTGCTATGCGCGAGCCTCTGTTGATCACGACGCGCCGCAATCCCATTCCCCTGCTGGGCGCGGCTTACCGTTCGCTCAACGCCGATAACATCCCGCGCAATGCCGCTGGCGTGGTGGATATGATCCTGCGGGATTTCACCGCTACCGTCCGGCGCCAGCTGGCGCAGCTGGATGATGAGCTGGACCGCGCTGAGGACGGACTGCTTTCCACCCATAATCCTGACCTCGGTCATCTGGGTGCCATTGTGGGACGGGTGCGGCGGCGCACGACCGAGCTGCGGCGGGTCATCGTTCCCATCGACCGCGTGCTGCATGATGAGGATCTCGAACTGCCTGAATGGGCTGAAGATGAGCTGCGCGACCCGGGCAAGCGCCAGGTTCATGCCGCGCTGGATGATCTCATCGCCCTGCAGGACCGCGCCCGCTCGCTGCAGGATGAGCTGGTATCCAACCAGGCCGAGGAAACCAACCGGCGCCTCTACATTCTTTCCGTCGGTACTATCCTCATGCTGCCCGCAACGATTGTGACGGGATTTTTCGGCATGAACACGGGCGGCATGTTCCTGGCCAAGGGCGGTTGGGGCACCCTTGAAGCGGGCGGCATCTGCACGCTGTTCATGGTTCTGACCTTCATTTTCATGAAGATCGCCCGTCTGCTGTGA
- the ilvC gene encoding ketol-acid reductoisomerase, with protein MRVYYDRDADVSLICTRRVAVIGYGSQGAAQATNLRDSGVTEMVIGLRPGSPSAERARADGFEVVTPEEAAQWADVVMVMTPDEGHGTLYRDVLAPRLRQGAALGFAHGLAVHYGLIEPRADLDVFLIGPKGPGTAVRQEYLKGGGVMALVAVAQNASGQALELALAYAAANGMGRAGIIETTFREETETDLFGEQAVLCGGAMELVKAGFETLVEAGYAPEMAYLECVHELKLVVDLLYAGGLPHASGTISNTAEYGAYVSGPRVITDAARQGMKDVLADIQNGTFVRNFLLETQSGSVGMKAARRRDRAQLMEQVGSRLRRMIPGLDAAQADPQTEPSAGSVSPGAGD; from the coding sequence ATGCGCGTTTATTATGATCGGGATGCGGACGTGTCTCTCATCTGCACTCGCCGCGTGGCGGTCATCGGCTATGGCAGCCAGGGGGCAGCGCAGGCTACAAACCTGCGCGACAGCGGTGTGACTGAAATGGTGATCGGCCTGCGCCCGGGCTCGCCGAGTGCGGAACGGGCGCGGGCTGACGGTTTTGAGGTCGTCACGCCTGAGGAAGCGGCGCAATGGGCGGATGTGGTGATGGTGATGACGCCTGATGAAGGCCACGGGACGCTTTACCGTGACGTGCTGGCCCCCCGGCTCAGGCAGGGTGCGGCACTCGGCTTCGCTCACGGTCTGGCAGTTCATTACGGTCTGATCGAGCCCAGGGCGGATCTGGACGTGTTTCTGATCGGACCGAAGGGGCCAGGAACGGCAGTCCGGCAGGAATATCTCAAGGGCGGCGGGGTGATGGCGCTGGTGGCGGTGGCCCAGAATGCCAGCGGGCAGGCGCTGGAGCTGGCTCTTGCCTACGCTGCCGCCAACGGGATGGGCCGTGCCGGCATTATCGAGACCACCTTTCGCGAAGAGACGGAAACGGATCTTTTCGGCGAGCAGGCTGTGCTGTGCGGAGGCGCGATGGAGCTAGTGAAAGCGGGGTTTGAAACGCTCGTGGAAGCCGGATATGCGCCTGAAATGGCTTATCTGGAATGCGTGCATGAGCTGAAACTGGTGGTGGATCTCCTTTATGCCGGCGGCCTGCCTCATGCCAGCGGCACGATTTCCAACACGGCGGAATACGGCGCTTATGTCTCCGGTCCACGCGTCATCACCGATGCGGCGCGGCAGGGTATGAAAGATGTGCTGGCTGATATCCAGAACGGCACTTTCGTGCGCAATTTCCTGCTGGAGACCCAGTCAGGCTCAGTCGGCATGAAAGCCGCCCGTCGCCGCGACCGCGCACAGCTGATGGAGCAGGTCGGCAGCAGGTTGCGGCGCATGATTCCAGGCCTGGATGCTGCGCAGGCGGACCCGCAGACTGAACCATCTGCGGGCTCTGTCAGCCCCGGAGCCGGTGACTGA
- the ahcY gene encoding adenosylhomocysteinase has protein sequence MTTKTEKFSTGKDFKVRDLALADWGRKEISIAEGEMPGLMALRREYGDSKPLKGARIAGCLHMTIQTAVLIETLVALGAEVRWASCNVFSTQDQAAAAIAAAGIPVFAWKGLSDDDFWWCIEQTVHGPDGWVPNMILDDGGDLTVLMHEKYPELLKNVRGLSEETTTGVHRLWDMERKGELKVPAFNVNDSVTKSKFDNLYGCRESLVDAIRRGTDVMMAGKVAVVAGYGDVGKGSAASLRNAGCRVLVTEVDPICALQAAMEGYEVVTMDEAAPRGDIFVTCTGNEDIITLENMQQMKDRAIVCNIGHFDSEIEVARLRDFPWTNIKPQVDEIELAPGRRIILLSEGRLVNLGNATGHPSYVMSASFTNQTLAQIELWNAEPGQYENKVYTLPKILDEKVAALHLEKVGAKLSKMTQKQADYIGVSPEGPFKHDLYRY, from the coding sequence ATGACGACGAAAACGGAAAAATTTTCTACCGGCAAGGATTTCAAGGTCCGTGACCTGGCGCTGGCCGATTGGGGCCGCAAGGAAATCTCCATTGCCGAAGGTGAAATGCCCGGCCTGATGGCGCTGCGCCGCGAATATGGCGACAGCAAGCCCCTCAAGGGCGCACGCATCGCAGGCTGCCTGCACATGACCATCCAGACCGCCGTGCTCATCGAGACCCTGGTGGCGCTGGGCGCGGAAGTGCGCTGGGCCTCCTGCAACGTGTTCTCCACCCAGGACCAGGCTGCCGCTGCGATCGCTGCAGCCGGAATTCCGGTTTTTGCCTGGAAAGGCCTTTCCGACGACGATTTCTGGTGGTGCATCGAGCAGACGGTTCACGGTCCTGACGGATGGGTGCCCAACATGATCCTCGATGATGGCGGGGACCTGACCGTGCTGATGCACGAGAAATATCCCGAACTGCTCAAAAACGTGCGCGGTCTTTCCGAAGAGACCACGACCGGCGTGCACCGCCTGTGGGACATGGAGCGCAAGGGTGAGCTGAAAGTGCCGGCCTTCAACGTCAATGACAGCGTGACCAAGTCCAAGTTCGACAATCTTTACGGCTGCCGTGAAAGCCTGGTTGATGCCATCCGCCGCGGCACGGACGTGATGATGGCCGGCAAGGTGGCCGTGGTGGCGGGCTACGGCGACGTGGGCAAAGGCTCGGCTGCCAGCCTGCGCAATGCGGGCTGCCGCGTTCTGGTCACTGAGGTGGACCCGATCTGCGCGCTGCAGGCTGCCATGGAGGGCTATGAAGTCGTGACGATGGACGAGGCGGCACCGCGCGGTGACATCTTCGTCACCTGCACGGGCAATGAAGACATCATCACGCTGGAGAACATGCAGCAGATGAAGGACCGGGCCATCGTCTGCAATATCGGCCATTTCGACAGCGAGATCGAAGTCGCCCGGCTGCGTGATTTCCCCTGGACCAACATCAAGCCCCAGGTGGATGAGATCGAGCTTGCCCCCGGCCGCCGCATCATCCTGCTTTCCGAGGGGCGCCTGGTTAATCTGGGCAACGCCACAGGCCATCCTTCCTACGTGATGTCGGCCTCGTTCACCAACCAGACGCTGGCGCAGATTGAGCTCTGGAATGCTGAGCCGGGCCAATATGAAAACAAGGTCTACACCCTGCCCAAGATCCTTGACGAGAAGGTGGCCGCCCTCCATCTCGAAAAGGTAGGGGCGAAACTGTCGAAGATGACCCAGAAACAGGCCGACTACATCGGCGTGTCTCCCGAAGGGCCGTTCAAGCACGACCTCTACCGGTACTGA
- a CDS encoding A/G-specific adenine glycosylase: MPALEPTLDPDVLLAWYDRHGRTLPWRLPRGEKPAGGALPSSTPPRPEAYRVWLSEIMLQQTTVSTVIPYYERFLSLFPTLEALAQAPLETVLHNWAGLGYYSRARNLHACARALTEQGGFPADPDSLRKLPGIGPYTAHAISAIAFGLPVIPVDGNVERILARLAAVAQPLPGARPLLARLGEQLGERLASAPRARHRASDFAQALFDLGATICTPRAPSCLHCPWRESCRAQAGGLAESLPARQKKKPRPVRYGVAFRVRDAQGEVLLRRRPAQGLLGGMDELPGTPWHETPWEEAAAFHHAPLIQMPGPPEDPPAAGQPRSRQGQWVRAGEIKHVFTHFTLMLTVYDWQTQDALPSSWPEGLQFHPPARAILSGVLKKCLAVPTPAASPSSLTRPRKSLQP, translated from the coding sequence GTGCCGGCCCTTGAGCCGACTCTCGACCCCGATGTTCTGCTGGCCTGGTATGATCGCCACGGGCGCACACTGCCATGGCGACTGCCAAGAGGAGAGAAGCCAGCTGGCGGGGCATTGCCCTCCAGCACGCCGCCTCGTCCCGAGGCCTACAGGGTCTGGCTGAGCGAGATCATGCTGCAGCAGACGACCGTCAGCACCGTCATTCCCTATTACGAGAGATTTCTTTCTCTCTTTCCCACGCTGGAAGCCCTGGCGCAGGCGCCACTTGAGACCGTGCTGCACAACTGGGCGGGGCTGGGTTATTACTCACGCGCCCGTAATCTGCATGCCTGCGCCCGCGCTCTGACAGAACAGGGCGGCTTCCCCGCTGACCCGGATTCGCTGCGGAAACTGCCGGGCATCGGCCCCTATACCGCCCACGCCATCAGTGCGATCGCCTTCGGCCTGCCTGTCATTCCGGTGGACGGCAATGTTGAACGCATTCTTGCCCGGCTGGCCGCTGTTGCCCAGCCCCTGCCAGGTGCACGCCCCCTGCTGGCCCGGCTGGGCGAGCAACTGGGTGAACGCCTGGCTTCAGCGCCTCGCGCCCGTCATCGCGCTTCCGACTTCGCCCAGGCCCTTTTCGATCTCGGCGCGACAATCTGCACGCCGCGTGCGCCTTCCTGCCTGCACTGCCCCTGGCGTGAAAGCTGCCGCGCCCAGGCCGGCGGTCTGGCTGAGAGCCTGCCGGCCCGACAGAAGAAGAAACCACGCCCTGTCCGCTACGGCGTCGCCTTTCGCGTGCGTGACGCGCAGGGAGAGGTGCTTCTGCGCCGCCGACCGGCGCAAGGGCTGCTGGGCGGCATGGACGAACTTCCCGGCACGCCATGGCACGAAACCCCCTGGGAGGAAGCTGCCGCCTTCCACCATGCACCCCTGATACAGATGCCAGGACCCCCAGAGGACCCGCCTGCCGCTGGACAGCCCCGGTCCAGGCAGGGACAATGGGTACGGGCCGGGGAGATAAAACACGTCTTTACGCATTTCACCCTGATGCTGACCGTCTATGACTGGCAGACCCAGGACGCGCTGCCTTCCAGCTGGCCGGAAGGGCTTCAGTTTCACCCGCCTGCCCGCGCCATCCTTTCAGGGGTGCTGAAAAAATGTCTTGCGGTTCCAACACCCGCCGCGTCCCCTTCATCCCTCACCCGCCCAAGGAAGAGCCTTCAACCGTGA
- the serB gene encoding phosphoserine phosphatase SerB, translating to MSLPSVLTLVANRRDNTLSKEAIDIARNLVKGEEPQILSEGEAVDIPCLTPAEGDATLNTIRATLAPYRVDPILTKTRGRRKAVLIADMDSTTVDGETLDELAQLSGTGAECARITQLAMNGEMDFDESIRARTALLAGQPVSELEDVFKHLKLSQDITELVRTMNANGAVTALISGGFTWFTSRIAKIVGFQQNYANVLEIRDGVITGKLLGPILGPEQKKLHLIRLCEERGVKLSASITTGDGANDVPMLLAAGLGLAYHAKPRVREQVEGQVNFCGMRAHLFAQGYKADQITNE from the coding sequence ATGTCTCTACCCAGCGTTCTGACCCTGGTCGCCAACCGCCGTGACAATACGCTCTCCAAGGAAGCGATCGACATTGCACGCAATCTCGTCAAGGGTGAAGAGCCCCAGATCCTCTCCGAAGGCGAGGCGGTGGACATTCCCTGTCTCACCCCCGCTGAGGGCGACGCCACCCTCAACACCATCCGCGCCACGTTGGCCCCCTATCGCGTCGACCCGATCCTGACCAAAACCCGCGGGCGCCGCAAGGCGGTCCTGATCGCCGACATGGACAGCACCACGGTCGACGGGGAAACCCTTGACGAGCTAGCGCAGCTGTCAGGCACGGGGGCTGAATGCGCCCGCATCACCCAGCTTGCCATGAACGGCGAGATGGATTTCGATGAATCCATCCGTGCCCGGACGGCGCTGCTTGCAGGCCAGCCTGTCTCCGAGCTTGAAGACGTTTTCAAGCACCTGAAGCTCAGCCAGGACATCACCGAGCTGGTGCGCACCATGAATGCCAATGGGGCGGTCACAGCGCTGATTTCGGGCGGATTCACCTGGTTCACCAGCCGGATCGCCAAGATCGTCGGTTTCCAGCAGAACTATGCCAATGTGCTTGAGATTCGCGACGGCGTGATCACCGGCAAGCTTCTGGGGCCGATCCTGGGGCCTGAGCAGAAGAAGCTCCATCTCATCCGCCTCTGCGAAGAACGCGGCGTGAAGCTGAGCGCCAGCATCACCACCGGTGACGGCGCCAATGACGTTCCCATGCTTCTGGCAGCCGGGCTGGGCCTGGCCTATCACGCCAAGCCGCGCGTGCGCGAGCAGGTGGAGGGCCAGGTCAATTTCTGCGGCATGCGCGCCCATCTCTTCGCCCAGGGCTACAAGGCCGACCAGATCACCAATGAATAA
- a CDS encoding DUF3597 domain-containing protein, with the protein MGLLSDIWSKIVHIAHADAPQDAAKATGGSTDASSAPAGQQAPVDVSAILAGLAAKSGEQLNYQTSIVDLLKLLGLNSSLEARRELATELHYPGDMNDTAAMNTWLIRQVYAELAKNGGKIPAGWAH; encoded by the coding sequence ATGGGTCTTCTCAGCGACATCTGGTCCAAGATCGTTCACATCGCTCATGCGGACGCCCCGCAGGACGCCGCCAAGGCCACCGGTGGCAGCACGGATGCCTCTTCCGCGCCTGCCGGTCAGCAGGCCCCTGTAGACGTTTCAGCCATCCTCGCCGGACTGGCCGCCAAGAGCGGTGAGCAGCTGAACTACCAAACCTCCATCGTTGATCTCCTCAAGCTGCTGGGGCTCAACAGCTCTCTGGAAGCACGCCGCGAGCTGGCAACAGAGCTGCACTATCCCGGCGACATGAACGACACCGCCGCAATGAACACCTGGCTGATCCGGCAGGTTTATGCCGAGCTGGCCAAGAACGGCGGCAAGATTCCCGCTGGCTGGGCGCACTGA
- the miaA gene encoding tRNA (adenosine(37)-N6)-dimethylallyltransferase MiaA, translating to MTEAANMKAPDTALIVAGPTCSGKSALALHLAGLIGGTVINADSMQVYRDLRLLTARPTPLEEACVPHRLYGVRDAARPGSVAWWRAEALKELARCAAEGRVPVFCGGTGMYLRAMTEGLVEVPDPGEAARLEARQLLATLGAPGLHARLAWVDGETARRLQPGDSQRVARAWEVWRGTGRGLTSWHAEKALPPAPCRFVSIRLDPPRPLLREAIRARFGDMVHHGALEEVSALLSRGLSPDLPAMRAHGVPELAAVLQGRMKLEDAIEAAVLATGRYTRRQATWFRHHALGRPEDSFVIPHRFDGGFDGGLLEQEDKGRQDERTAAFAEGVKNLVSRLQPAPAVVGALHQ from the coding sequence ATGACAGAAGCGGCTAACATGAAGGCTCCTGACACGGCGCTCATTGTGGCGGGCCCGACGTGTTCGGGCAAGTCGGCACTGGCCCTGCATCTTGCAGGGCTGATCGGTGGCACGGTCATCAATGCCGATTCCATGCAGGTATATCGTGATCTCCGCCTGCTGACTGCGCGTCCCACTCCGCTGGAGGAGGCGTGCGTGCCGCACCGCCTTTACGGCGTGCGTGATGCAGCGCGCCCAGGCAGCGTGGCCTGGTGGCGCGCCGAAGCCCTGAAAGAACTTGCCCGCTGTGCTGCAGAAGGCCGGGTGCCGGTTTTCTGCGGGGGGACGGGCATGTATCTGCGTGCCATGACCGAAGGGCTTGTGGAAGTTCCTGATCCTGGCGAGGCTGCGCGCCTGGAAGCGCGGCAGTTGCTGGCGACACTGGGCGCGCCAGGGCTTCATGCACGCCTGGCCTGGGTGGACGGTGAAACGGCCCGCCGCCTGCAGCCCGGGGATTCCCAGCGCGTGGCGCGTGCCTGGGAGGTGTGGCGCGGCACCGGGCGGGGGCTGACTTCGTGGCACGCGGAGAAAGCGCTGCCGCCGGCGCCATGCCGCTTTGTCTCGATTCGCCTTGATCCGCCGCGTCCGCTCCTGCGTGAAGCTATCAGGGCCCGGTTTGGTGACATGGTGCACCATGGAGCACTGGAGGAGGTTTCAGCCCTGCTGTCGCGGGGTCTGTCACCCGATCTGCCTGCCATGCGTGCCCATGGCGTGCCGGAGCTTGCTGCGGTTCTGCAAGGCAGGATGAAACTGGAAGACGCGATCGAAGCCGCTGTTCTGGCTACCGGGCGCTATACGCGCAGGCAGGCGACCTGGTTCCGTCATCATGCATTGGGTCGGCCAGAGGATTCTTTCGTGATCCCGCATCGTTTTGATGGGGGTTTTGATGGGGGATTGCTGGAGCAGGAAGACAAAGGCAGGCAGGATGAAAGAACTGCCGCTTTTGCGGAAGGGGTGAAAAATCTTGTATCCCGCCTGCAGCCTGCCCCGGCTGTTGTTGGGGCGCTCCATCAATAA